From the Finegoldia magna ATCC 29328 genome, the window TTCTGCCGCTTTTGCAATGTCATCTGCAATGTTTGAAGATATAATAAGTAGTGGCACTGAAACGTATTCAAGATATTTGATTGGATTTTTAAAATTTATCCCCCTTACTCTCATAGCCATTTTGATGTTTTTCTTCTCCTCTTTAAAAGATGGGAAGAACCTAAACATAACCGCAATAGGTATGGAAAGATTTTTTGGAATTTTAAGCTTATCCATTGATGAAATTATTGCACCTACATCAGAGGTCTTTATCATGAAGCTAGCTGCCATAAATGGCAATAAAAACATTCTGAAGATAATAAATAAGCTTAAAAACATCTTAATTATTGGATTTATATTAGATAGCACCATAAAATTAGGTAAAGAATATAATGCTATACATAAAATTATCCATTTAAAAAGTGTTTTTTTGTACCCATTCAAATAAAACAAAATACCAATAAGACAAACAATCGCTAGTTCAAAACGGATGTTTATGCTATGCGCAATAGTTAATCCTGTAAGAAATACTACTAATATCTTACTTATTGGATTGGGATTAAAGGGAGCATTTGAAGAAAAGGTAGGCATTATACAATGCCTGCTTTTTCAAAGTGTTTTTTCAATAGAGCCTTGCCTATATATGCTCCAATTATTCCTCCTAGAAAAGCACCTAAGGCTACTAAGGCCATGTGAGGATATGTTATTAGTTTTTCCATTGCATCAACATAATCTTTTCCCATCATTTCAATAGACATTTCCAAATATTTTTCTTTTGCTAAAAGCATTTGCATTAAAGAGCTACATATCCATGTGCTGAAGATTGCATAAGAAAGCATATTGTATTTAAAGGAATTATAATTACCAATCTTTCTAATTAATTCTGCTATTATCATTACTATAAGCGATAAAACTACAAGGACGTAGGTATGACCACATGCAAACATAACAAGTGGTGATATCATACCGAATATAAATAATGCCCATGGTTTTTGAACCTTAGCCATAAATAACATAACTACCGTTCCTGCAACTATGGCTAAAACTGTTGGGTATACTAAAAACAATATTGGAATCATACCCATCATGCCAACACCAAACATCAAGACGAAATAAATTACGGCAAAAACACCGATACTCACTAAATCTTTTACTTTTAATTTTTTAGTATCCATTTTAATCCTCCTAATAAATAAATTCTTCTGTCATTTTTATTTTTCTTTTTATTTTATTTTTAATCATTTACATTCATATTTGAAAGAGCCTTTGCTTGCATTGCTAAACCTACCATTATCATAGTAAAATCTACAACTGGTTCTGTCCACCAAACAGCCCCTGCTCCAAATACTCTTGGTAATATAAGTAAGGCTGGAACAAGTAGTATTAGCTGTCTTAACATTACAATCATTCCAGCTTTTTTTCCATCCCCTATCGCTTGGAAAAAAGTTATTGTCATAATCATAATTCCATAAAGAATAAATACTGAATAGAACATTCTGAAATTATTAACTCCACTTGAAATTATATCCTGACTTACTTTAAATAAACCAAGTAACTGTTTTGAAAATACTTGTGCTGGTAACCAAAAAATTGCCGCAAGTACTGTTCCTCCTATAGAAAATATCTTCATAGTTTCCTTTACTCTATCGTATTGTTTTGCTCCAAAGTTTGTACCAATAATCGGCTGTAATGCCTGACTCATTCCCCAAATTGGTATAAATGAAAATCCATAAAATCTCAAAGTTGCAGACATTAATATTGCATTTGGATCTCCTCCATATCTAAAAGCTTGTCTATAAAGCAATGTTTGTTGAACCATGAAAAATACTTGCATGATCATAGCTGATACTCCTACTCCAAACATTTCCTTTGATATATCTTTTTCTTTTTTTATTTTCTTTATTTTTACATTTTCACTTTTACTCTTAAAATAATAAAGAGTAATAACCGCTTGAATTATTTGTGCTGTTACAGTTGCTATAGCTGCTCCCTCAATGGCATAATCACCCATTAATTTCATTAGTATTGGATCAAGAGCTATATTGATAAAGGCACCAAGTCCCATGATACTCATTGCTCTTTTCATAAGTCCTTCACCACGCATAACCATATTGGCTGACTGGGTAAAGTTTACAAAATTTGAGCCTAGAAATATTATTCTTAAATACCTTATGCCTAATGCCTTTATTTCTCCTGTTGCTCCAATTAAATCTAAAAAATATGGTCCTAGAAGTATTCCTCCTATTGTTATGATCGTTGAAAAAAATACAATCCAATAGATAAGATTTCCCATAAGCTTGTCTATAGTATCTTTATCACTCTTTCCCATGGCTCTTGATAAAATTGATGCCGAACCTATCCCTATAAGCGTTGCAATCCCATTATTAAAAAATGTAAGTGGCATAGCTATTGAGCAAGCCGCCATAGCATTCTCACCAATTATTTGTCCAGCAAATATTCCATCCATAAGTGGATATAGACCTATAACCACCATGCCAATTACTGCTGGTATAGATAATTGAAACATTAAAGACAATGGCTTCTTGGTCAACAACTGTTCTTTCATGTTTTGTTTCATTTTTAGTTCTTTCAATATATAAATTCTTCTGCCATTTTTGTTTTTTCTATTAAGTTCTTGTAAACTTTTGATTTTTGTAAAAGCTCTTCATGTTTGCCTTCGCTTTCTACTCTTCCGTTTTCA encodes:
- a CDS encoding energy-coupling factor transporter transmembrane component T family protein; amino-acid sequence: MPTFSSNAPFNPNPISKILVVFLTGLTIAHSINIRFELAIVCLIGILFYLNGYKKTLFKWIILCIALYSLPNFMVLSNINPIIKMFLSLFIIFRMFLLPFMAASFMIKTSDVGAIISSMDKLKIPKNLSIPIAVMFRFFPSFKEEKKNIKMAMRVRGINFKNPIKYLEYVSVPLLIISSNIADDIAKAAETKAIENPIAKTRYISVKIQLIDFVYVFAVAGLIVGGLIWLK
- a CDS encoding MATE family efflux transporter, with the translated sequence MKQNMKEQLLTKKPLSLMFQLSIPAVIGMVVIGLYPLMDGIFAGQIIGENAMAACSIAMPLTFFNNGIATLIGIGSASILSRAMGKSDKDTIDKLMGNLIYWIVFFSTIITIGGILLGPYFLDLIGATGEIKALGIRYLRIIFLGSNFVNFTQSANMVMRGEGLMKRAMSIMGLGAFINIALDPILMKLMGDYAIEGAAIATVTAQIIQAVITLYYFKSKSENVKIKKIKKEKDISKEMFGVGVSAMIMQVFFMVQQTLLYRQAFRYGGDPNAILMSATLRFYGFSFIPIWGMSQALQPIIGTNFGAKQYDRVKETMKIFSIGGTVLAAIFWLPAQVFSKQLLGLFKVSQDIISSGVNNFRMFYSVFILYGIMIMTITFFQAIGDGKKAGMIVMLRQLILLVPALLILPRVFGAGAVWWTEPVVDFTMIMVGLAMQAKALSNMNVND
- a CDS encoding MptD family putative ECF transporter S component produces the protein MDTKKLKVKDLVSIGVFAVIYFVLMFGVGMMGMIPILFLVYPTVLAIVAGTVVMLFMAKVQKPWALFIFGMISPLVMFACGHTYVLVVLSLIVMIIAELIRKIGNYNSFKYNMLSYAIFSTWICSSLMQMLLAKEKYLEMSIEMMGKDYVDAMEKLITYPHMALVALGAFLGGIIGAYIGKALLKKHFEKAGIV